Within Topomyia yanbarensis strain Yona2022 chromosome 2, ASM3024719v1, whole genome shotgun sequence, the genomic segment caaatagactttgaatggatgttagtgacctaatactacaaatcgaagcagttgtggtcatattttggaaattttttcacctttatacattcattgcagaatttattaaaatcgacattttctgcgtgttcgtacttatcaccctgtaattccggaaccggaagtcggatccattagaaattcaatagcagcctatgagaacgttgcacctttcatttgagactaagtttgtcaaaatcggttcagccatctctgagaaaaatgagtgacatttttggtcacatacacacacacatacacacacacatacatacatacacacatacatacacacacacagacatttgccgaactcgacgaactggatcgaatggtatatgtcactcggccctccgggcctccgttaaaaagtcggtttttagagcaattgcaatacctttctattgagaaaggcaaaaagataatttaattgtcaacaagtttgtcgaagactgcaaatcaatccaacttccttggaagaaattattaaaattttaatgatatctgagtcagttttggatGGAGCCTTGGAGCACATGGTGGTGAACCACTAGTCGATTCCCacgagctttattttttgcgaAATAATAGTTGGatttaaatgaataatatgtTTGGAACTATTTTAGTTCATGAAATGAGTCATCTTCTGACTACAAAATATTAGTTCCATATTTCACCGCATAGAGGAGGAAGAGGGATGGAATATGGACATGTTCACAAGAATTACTGGAAAAGacttattctacaactttgtaaaaGACACCtacaataattttggtgaaatgcaaTGAAGGGTACCTACTGAAACATCAGCGACTAGAGATCCTTCAATTAGTGACCGATTGATTACAATGCTCTCTTTAAAAACGATTTTCCTTGGTTACAATAAAAACAACATGCTCAAATTTACTAGAAATTATTTTGTGTGTTTCTTAAGCCACTGTGGACCActgatatttgatttatttattaacgGTGTTGGAGCAAAAATTTGAAGGACGTATACAACATAACCttaacgataaaacgataacgATCAAAATACCAAATATATCAAAGTttcatcattatttttatataaaatttcttGAATTATTCAGAACATCCCAATGGTATGAACAGTATTTTCATCAAACTATATGCTATAAATGAATGCAGCCTGCCAAAATTACCATGGGTAGCGATTTTTTACCTTATCATTTAGTAAAAACCAGCTATGTCCTTTGCTGTATCAAGAAACCTACTCCAGTTCATTCAGTCAATTTATAAACATTATAAATTATTCCCGATGTTTATACAGACTGGTAACATGTAGATATCaaatctataatcaaaataaaaaaaatctcgttTTTAAATATGTTGAAATTGCTCCATATGTAGCTAAATTTAGTACTCGTTTTGCCTGTTAACTGGTATTTTATTTCATGACAAAATGTTACCAGTCCGTATAAACCTCGGGAATAATTTATAGTGTTTATAAATTGACCGAATGAACTGGAGTAGGTTTCTTGATACAGCAAAGGACATCGCTGGCTTTTACTAAATGATTAGGTAAAAAATCGCTACCCATGGTAATTTTGACAGGTTGCATTTATCATGCAAGAATATCGACAGGCCTCTTTtctcgggttagaaaaatatctTAAGATAAATCTGTAACTCTATGAGCGGGGTTGAGAAACGAACCCGAGTGTTCATAAactcattcatgaaaaaataatgatttcgtGAAGAGAACCATTTATTTTGGATAATTTCTAAATTTTAGGATAAAATGTAGTAAAATGCTTGGCATTTGCAATTGACGCCCTCCATCAGAGCCTGCACGTTTCCGAATTCCAACATTGCTTGAGAATAGTTTGGAATGGCCGAAGATGGGTTAAAATGcgtcataaaaaaaattgatttgctcGAAATTCACGTTTCGACAGCTTCAGTACTCGATGAAATCAGAACAAAACATTTCCAGCAGCACACAGAAAAACTTAACACGGTAACATCATGTGGAAAtctattgaattatttcaatccaCAATCACATGAAATGCATACGGTTGCCACTTTAATATCCATTCCAGTGTAGGAAATAtggttttcaaataaaattcatGCGAACATAATGGGAAAAGCACACCAACATCATAAGAAATATCATTgactaaaatttccaaattaattACACGTGAATATCACTTTGTTTAACTTATAGATTTCATTGGTAGAAGAATCggtgaaatcaattgttttacatgtagaaatacACTACATGTTATTCATGCGAAAGTCATGTGGAAAGTTCATACTTTTCGACTCAACAGCATGGCAATGAACATTCAATGGATAAATATGTCATATTCACGtggaattagttttaatttaatttgaatcaccatatgaaatgctttttaatggattttcatgtgaaattcaaagggacatcatttattttactttttaacatgagaatgAAAGTGATGTTTAATTGCGAATAATTTTATCGCGTCGATTATTTTCAGTGCATAACACCAGAAACAAATCAAAATAGAAACAAATTTTGTTGctagaattattgaaaaattcgaACACAGAGTATGCAAAGTTGCCAGTTACATCAAATTGGCCGTAGTTCGAGGAAAATCGGTTTGTGATCCGAAAATCGGTCTATCATCGGTACCTGAAACCTTTAGGGAACTTTTGGGAtggttgaatgatgtatattcttCAGTTTTTCCAAGGCGCGATGCTactacccaaatttttgtggTTGAAAATTTCCTTCATATCTTCTGAAATCTCACTGATAACTGCACAACGGAGCgggtgtaaacaatacactctgaaGAGAAACTGCGCAAAATTGCGTTAATTTCAGTGAAGTATGAAAAAAGTTACGATTGAATGCGTCGCATTATCGACTCATTCTATAGACAATAAATAAAGAATCAGATCAGGAAACAAAAAAGGAtctaaaaatattatattaaattttgaGAAATTGTCCATGTTAACGACGCTGTAGCCCTCTGGATAAATactcgacacgtcaatcgtttgtttaccatttatctgtcagtgtcattccaattgagcacgagacctgtcaatggccctcgttccagaaggattcaaagcgattttcttcggattgactgcttttgacaggtctcgtgctcgattggaatgacacttacagataaataataagaataagatagagatggcgagtctttatccagagggattcagcgtctttagtcCATGTGAAAACATTGAGGGGAGttaaaggtttcagcgtgacaaaatcacttttttcgcgattttttttttttgcaaatttgtgtgaagcgaattaatcaaaatttttgtgcattataatgtatcatttcaataacattctgcaattttgtcatgcaaaaatatcgacaagcgactcggtgatgaagctttttgtagaacgtctctgggaaaatacgatttgcggtgttaactgccattcaaaaactactgtttcaaattttgcatgcacattctatgtaaaaaaataaccAACCCCTGAGTTAGGTTTCGAGGTAGTATTTCGATTAAGGGGGTAAGGCAGGATTAGATTTATGAACAATATCCTGGGTTTGGTGTAataattcacaaataaatatcaacacTGTTTTGATAGTGTAAACGTATTCACAATCACGGAAACCATATCATGATCAAAGTGCGATGAATTATGAATCTGTTCACGTTGTATAGCCAACCAGAAACAATGTTCAATGCATAAATGACAGGAAACAGCGTTTAGTTTATGAATGATGTTTATTGGGTTGTGAATAAGGATAGAAAACCGATTCGGTAATGACATAGTAACATGGAGCTaacttcaaaaatattttgttatatGCAAAACATGTCCTCTACTCATAATTCATTTCTTAATCCATATTACTACATTACACCTTAAATGCAATTTAGAAAcgaaaagaatttttttctggtTACGATTCACTGTACAATGAACCGCATATCATTAAGTTTTAGAGGAAACTGACTTGAACGAATGTTCCAAGGCAATGTAAAAAGTGGAATCTTTTTTTAGAAGAATACAGGAATTTTACTcgcataaaaatatttgttgaaatatttgtttgttgaaaaatatttgagTTGATTATAAAACTCATCTAAAGTATAAAAAACCCTTGGAGAATAAAAAATACcacaaatatttaattttaaagttttttagttttttggcCTTTTTGAATGTGTATTAATTCACAAAATAGAACATCAGTCGCTGTTTTTATTCCGAAACCCCGAACTCGGGTACGTAAAATTGCATTTCGGATCTCTAAACTGTTTGATTGAAAATGTTTCTCTTTATCCATTGAAATCACCTTCATTTCCCTACATATATAAAATGTATACCGTACATCACATCAACTGCTTTCGAAGATTCAGAAATAAATGGTTCCATTGGTCATACTGGCAGTATAATCGATAGTCTCATCACGCACATTACCACCTGATTCTTTCTCATGCTTACTACATGTACGATTTCTCTACCTATTTAATATAGCTAGTTGCAAATGTCTTTAGAATCTAGATAAAAATTGTCACTTCTGCATCAAAAATAAGTAGTATCATTTTGTGAATTTCTTTTTAGTCGTGTTAGTCCCGAAAAAATTGTCATTAAAATCCCTATGTCTCACACGAAAGCTGATTCAATTGAGATTCTCTTTAATTCGTAtatgaaaaatgaattaaatagaCCAGTAGTACTGATTTCACAGACATTTATTTAATCCCAAACACATTTTAAACCATTACATCAACCCATCATGTAGTTCGTGCAAATAGCAAAAAAACTATGCAATCACAAACTATcaacatacgtcaatataccaCCAAATCAATCATCTGGTAAACTAGCTTTCGTGTCAGCTCAACCCGTTCTGTCCAATCAGAATAGTACCTGAGAGAACTATTTGCATGCTAGAGCAAACAAGTATTTTTCGCTTTCCTAACTAATGCACCTAGTTCTTCCCTCGGAACACAGGACTTTTGAAATGCATTTCCTTTTGATCGAATTAAACAACTGCTAGAAGACACGCTGCTGTTCTAATGGCCAACCTATTTGCTTGCAGGAGAGAATCTTATTCAAAGCCCCAGTAGTCTCTCGATGGCACGAAACACCAGCTCCGGTGAGCTGCAAAATGGTGAACACAGGACGAATACGCATTTTATGAGGAAAATTCCACCCGGAGCGGAAGCGAGCAACATCCTCGTGGGCGAGGTTGACTTTCTCGATAAGACACTTGCAGCATTCCTAAGGTTAAAAAATGCCGCCGTTATGGGTGATCTGACGGAGGTTCCCGTGCCAACTAGGTAACTAAAGCAAGGGTAAATTAGATAAACGCCCCCCGCTAACACGGTTATTATTCAGATTCATATTCATCCTGCTCGGTCCACCGGGAAGTCATGGAAGCTTTCACGAGATCGGACGTGCCATGGCGACACTGATGTCGGACGAAATCTTCCACGAAGTGGCGTACCGAGCCAAAAAGCGAGAACATTTACTGGCGGGAGTGGATGAATTTTTGGACGCCGTTACCGTTTTACCACCGGGTGAGTGGGATCCATCGATACGAATAGAACCTCCTGCGGCAATACCGTCACAGGAGGTACGTAAGCGACCTCCCGAGAAAAATCCGAAGGAGGAAATCGACGAGGAAGAGGAAGAACAACGACAACGCGAAGAATCCGGCCTTTCCAGAACTGGCCGGCTGTTCGGTGGCCTGATCAACGACTTGAAGCGAAAAAAGCCATTCTATTGGTCTGATTTCAAAGATGGACTTTCGATGCAGTGCGTGGCATCGTGGATTTTTCTGTACTTTGCATGTCTATCGCCGATCATCACTTTCGGCGGTCTGCTAGGATCAGCCACGGGGAACAATATCGCTGCCATGGAGTCTTTGGTTGCCGGTTTCGTATGCGGTATGGGTTATGGATTCTTCTCCGGGCAACCGTTGACTATTCTGGGATCAACCGGGCCGGTGCTTGTTTTCGAGACGATAGTGTATGACTTTTGCCTGCAAGTTGGATGGGACTATTTGACCTTCAGGTGACTATGTGGTATTTCTGTGATTTGCAATtgttctgaattttttttttcattatgatAGGTTTTGGATTGGAACGTGGATTACAATAATCCTGATCGTTTTGGTAGCCGTCGATGCGAGTGCTCTTGTGTGCTATATAACCAGGTTCACCGAAGAAAACTTTGCTTGTCTTATTGCGTTCATCTTTATCTACAAAGCTGTGGAGAATGTGCTACATATCGGGAAAGATTATCCAATGAACACAGCAGGGTCAAAATACGACTGTTCATGTCTACCACCGGATGGGCAAGCATTGTCACCGGAGATCGTTCATGATTGGTCACACTATGATAAGAAAACTTGCACGGTTTGTAAAAAATAACACTCgtaatacatcagatttgtttATTAATATTTCCATTCGGCAGCTTCTTAACGGCACCTTAAGCGGTTACGATTGCGACAAAATAGAATACATCTCCGATGTCTTCCTGATGTCAATCATCCTATTCATTGGGACCTACATCATTTCGGTGATTTTGAAAGACTTTAAAAATGCTTTATTCTTTCCGACTAACGTGAGACAATTCGTGAGTGACTTTGCTGTCATCATTGCAATTCTCTCAATGAGTACGTTAGACTTTGTCACCAATGTTCCAACACCAAAACTCGAAGTTCCACGTGAATTTAAACCAACCATTCCGGATCGGGGATGGGTTATCCAACCATTCAACGAGAAGAATCCGATCTGGTCGTCGGCGATCGCCGCGCTGCCCGCCTTGTTAGGCACCATTCTGATCTTTATGGATCAACAAATTACGGCTGTGATAATCAATAGGAAAGAGCATAAGCTAAACAAAGGATGTGGTTACCATCTGGATCTGTTCGTACTAGCTCTGCTGATACAGATATGCACAATGATGGGACTACCTTGGTAAGCGATCCGCACTTCTTGGTTGAGGTTGAAATCATTAATGACTGATAACATTCACAGGTTCGTGGCTGCTACCGTACTCAGTATTAACCATGTCAATTCACTCAAGCAAGAGTCGGAAACGGCTGCTCCCGGTGAGAAACCGCAATTCCTCGGAGTACGCGAGCAACGAGTAACCCATATTCTAATCTTTCTGACGATCGGCTGCTCGGTACTGCTAACCCCGCTCCTGTCACACATTCCAATGCCAGTATTATATGGCGTGTTTCTGTACATGGGATCAGCTTCCCTCAAGGGTCTCCAGTTCTTCGATCGGCTGTTGATTATGCTGATGCCAGTTAAATACCAACCGGACTACATGTTTCTGCGACAGGTTACTGATCTTTATTATGATATAAATTCAGTTGTAGTATATGTAAAAATCCACCATCCATTTTTGTCACATGTGCTTTAGTTCAAGTTTATATGTTTCTCACTCATAAGTTTACTTTTTCCAACTGCCACCAGGTCCCAATACGGCGAGTTCACCTGTTCACGTTGATCCAGCTAGCCTGTTTGATTATGCTGTGGGTAATTAAATCGTTCTCCAGCACCTCGATCCTGTTTCCGCTGATGCTGGTGGTGATGATTGGAATACGGAAGTCACTCGATTTCCTGTTTACACGGCGCGAGCTCAAGATCCTGGACGACGTCATGCCGGAAATGACAAGACGAGCAAATGCGGATGACCTCCGGCAGCTCGAGGATGGCGAGGTGGGCCTATACCGTCGATTTATTGGCTGCTGTATTGGCAGAAAACAATCGTTCTCCGTCACTACGGTAGATCCAAAGCAGAACAATCACACACCAAGTATCACTACAAACAACACAACCACCATTACCGCCAAAAATGCCGACAATGCACCGAGCAGCTAGAATCCACTTACTTAGCTTTCCCTTCGCCAAACGCACATCAGTTTTTGTTTGTATTTGCATTGCTGCTAGATAATCAGGACACGAGAAAAACAGTCTAGCTGAATTCCTTAACACAATACACATTCTTCGTCAAATTTATGGTACTGGAAAGTGAATATTGCGCACAATTTGACTGTAACATAAAAGATAAACTGAAAGACTCAAATTTGACCTAGAACAAAACCTGTAGGAAAATTTTACAACTCCTCCGGAAATTATTCCACTATTTGTAGTACAATGAACGAAGAGTAATGTGTTGGTCGGTGTAGACAATTCATAGGAACATTTTCTGTTAGGTTATACTACATGTATTAGAGCTATAATTTCCCTACAAACACGTTGTTCAATCCTCATTTAGCTAAATTTGCCAAACCTAAACATCACTATTTATACACAACCCTAGATTTTTATTGACTATACATATTTACACATCACACAACAagctatattttaatttttgaattccTTTTCTATTTATAACATCTATATGTCCTTTTTGTAAAGTTATTGAATATGTGTAAATAAAATAGAGCAATCGCAGATTTACCGCTTGTGTTAGGTGATTAGTCACTTGTTTTTTAGTAAAAGCTAATCAAAAGAGAAACAAAAGAACATCCGGAACGCTAGTGTGCTAGtataaaaaatttcattacaatgAAGTTGCTTGATCGATTCTGCTCAACTGTTTGAAAATAGCTAGATAAGTTTTAAATCGACAAGAAAGATGGTCAACTCTAAATTTATACCTCGTAAGTTTACAGACAAAAAATTCATATATCGGAGAGCTCCTTACATTCAATGTTTGGTTGAGAGAAGTATCGAGAGACCATGCACAAACTATTGATTGTGGTTTTCATATACGCATAAGTTGGTTGAACAATCCAGGCGTTCCGGATAAGGACCTATTTTAGCATTACATGTTGCTCGATCTTGTGTTGCCAATCTTAAGTCTGTTTGTTCGCCCACCATACAGCCAGTGAATTCGGGATACGCTCCGAAGCCAACGTTCCAGGTTTACAGCTGACATAACATTAGTTGGTCCGACATTCGCGCTACTTTTGGTATGGAGTATATTACATACATTTTATTTGGGGATCTTTCGCTTCTTTAATCGTTCGAGTACCGCGTCCAATATTTTAACTATACTTTTGAAATAAGGTCCGCAACGCGTTCCACGTTAGTTTTACGGTTGTTAGTCTGATACAATTCCATGTTTCTGAGCAATCTTCCTTCATTAGAATCGGTACCGCAGGCTCAAGCTTACTTGTGGTACTTTCAGGTAATGCTCCAGATATTTACTTAGGACCGTTATTCATAATCGCGTCCGTtttagaaattgatttttttagagatttaaaaatattctgtattttttatTCACAACTCGACTCTGTAGTGCTAACGTCAAACTTCAATATTTGCACCGATTCGCTCAAGAAAGGAATTTCATAAGAAACTCTTCTGTTCGTTCTCTCATTATACCCATAGTCCTTTTGCTCTTAGCACCGTTTTCCCTAGGAGTCCTCTCGCTCCATTTTCGTTTGGAGTCCTTTCGCTCCTTCAAATTTTTGAGTCCGTTCGCTCAAGGTTTCATTTGGAGTCCACTCGCtccttccattttttttcaCCTGGAGCCCTCTCGCTCCGCAGACATTATAACTAAGGACCCTTGCCCCCTTTTCAGATGGAGTCCTTTCGCTCCTTTAAATTATTGAGTCCTTCCGCTCAAACAATTGATTAACGCATTTTCAAATCTATGACACTATGAATTACGCAACTCAAATaaacttcaaaataaaaattaataaagtcGATTTCCTATCCACATACGCACTGTCATCCATCTTAATTATGTGCTCcttatttaaataaaaactgAGCACCTTGGATCATTTCTCTATTCAGTATTTTGATGGTAAACCGCTGATGATCTACAATACTTACCGGGCGGGAGCGTCCACTGCGCCATTGTCGTGACGCTTTGTAGCCATATTAGATGGTCGACCACCAACTCACAAACACGTCCAGTCGTGCTAACTTTCGCCAATAGAATAACGCTCGAGATCCATCTCAGCGGCTGCAACCCTCCGCTCTAACTCAGTTACGCTCTCATCGAATCGTATGATCTATACCCCGAAGCTCAATAATGTAGGGTTGACATTAGTGCTGGTTGCCATCTGCTGATGCCAGTATGCTGGCAACCAGCACGCTACCAGCGTAATGTAAACGCATGCCATCTGCTGGTGCCAGCTGCTGGCAAgcgtttacattatgctggtagcgtgctggttgccagcatgctggcaccAGCAGATGGCAACCAGCACTAATGTAAACTGGGCATAACCGACGTGTGTCGCTGCGAAAGCAACTTTCTTCGTCTCTTGTACACTGGAACCGATCGTACGTTCATTCTCGCCATCTCTCTCTCAACCGCCGCGCGTCCCaaatacacacacacgcacacactgaC encodes:
- the LOC131684926 gene encoding electrogenic sodium bicarbonate cotransporter 1 isoform X4 gives rise to the protein MFTMKDNKRFFIARPWKMDHGGGDDEAPIDPRLNSSNFPVDQDFEGHRAHTVYVGVHIPGSSRRHSQRRRHRHHQQSRENGDKGSINAEAERPVTPPAQRVQFILGGEVDDVNHESHPLFSEMEELVKEGDDIAWKETARWVKFEEDVEEGGNRWSKPHVATLSLHSLFELRSLLLNGTVMLDMEAVSLETIAELVCENMVNAGTLPTEAREKVVDALLKRHKHQHELASKKSRLPLIRSLADIGKNYSSSKNMRRSSTATSANSYPMHVVSSSPGMHDDVGEATPSPQTALLGGSVKDQRGHYLALPTVEEQHQHSQQQQTTQSHSVSKSGSNSSNINAQGKPCSGGTNGNQLTVPGIPSGENLIQSPSSLSMARNTSSGELQNGEHRTNTHFMRKIPPGAEASNILVGEVDFLDKTLAAFLRLKNAAVMGDLTEVPVPTRFIFILLGPPGSHGSFHEIGRAMATLMSDEIFHEVAYRAKKREHLLAGVDEFLDAVTVLPPGEWDPSIRIEPPAAIPSQEVRKRPPEKNPKEEIDEEEEEQRQREESGLSRTGRLFGGLINDLKRKKPFYWSDFKDGLSMQCVASWIFLYFACLSPIITFGGLLGSATGNNIAAMESLVAGFVCGMGYGFFSGQPLTILGSTGPVLVFETIVYDFCLQVGWDYLTFRFWIGTWITIILIVLVAVDASALVCYITRFTEENFACLIAFIFIYKAVENVLHIGKDYPMNTAGSKYDCSCLPPDGQALSPEIVHDWSHYDKKTCTLLNGTLSGYDCDKIEYISDVFLMSIILFIGTYIISVILKDFKNALFFPTNVRQFVSDFAVIIAILSMSTLDFVTNVPTPKLEVPREFKPTIPDRGWVIQPFNEKNPIWSSAIAALPALLGTILIFMDQQITAVIINRKEHKLNKGCGYHLDLFVLALLIQICTMMGLPWFVAATVLSINHVNSLKQESETAAPGEKPQFLGVREQRVTHILIFLTIGCSVLLTPLLSHIPMPVLYGVFLYMGSASLKGLQFFDRLLIMLMPVKYQPDYMFLRQVPIRRVHLFTLIQLACLIMLWVIKSFSSTSILFPLMLVVMIGIRKSLDFLFTRRELKILDDVMPEMTRRANADDLRQLEDGEETGHHSADNLQLPLENGNLASKVKINISEEVNKTTIWKQVNNCNVLFTKKSTKATSSHHQDPPDSFTNVSSKSTTNTSNNQQAQQQQQSLSETTAKKTNVTDKRLSTMREEEETNPDDANNRQSKLHKRTQKLKREFWMNSSRAGNTAVIRSVPADGQRFEGGAIDASLGRNLASETQL
- the LOC131684926 gene encoding sodium bicarbonate cotransporter 3 isoform X7 → MFTMKDNKRFFIARPWKMDHGGGDDEAPIDPRLNSSNFPVDQDFEGHRAHTVYVGVHIPGSSRRHSQRRRHRHHQQSRENGDKGSINAEAERPAIQIPHVVTQRRISIAEDGEFFTPPAQRVQFILGGEVDDVNHESHPLFSEMEELVKEGDDIAWKETARWVKFEEDVEEGGNRWSKPHVATLSLHSLFELRSLLLNGTVMLDMEAVSLETIAELVCENMVNAGTLPTEAREKVVDALLKRHKHQHELASKKSRLPLIRSLADIGKNYSSSKSDMSAVLSHCAVAGGSGVGITTWFHAGASSAPPAALPNTAVPLSSRGENLIQSPSSLSMARNTSSGELQNGEHRTNTHFMRKIPPGAEASNILVGEVDFLDKTLAAFLRLKNAAVMGDLTEVPVPTRFIFILLGPPGSHGSFHEIGRAMATLMSDEIFHEVAYRAKKREHLLAGVDEFLDAVTVLPPGEWDPSIRIEPPAAIPSQEVRKRPPEKNPKEEIDEEEEEQRQREESGLSRTGRLFGGLINDLKRKKPFYWSDFKDGLSMQCVASWIFLYFACLSPIITFGGLLGSATGNNIAAMESLVAGFVCGMGYGFFSGQPLTILGSTGPVLVFETIVYDFCLQVGWDYLTFRFWIGTWITIILIVLVAVDASALVCYITRFTEENFACLIAFIFIYKAVENVLHIGKDYPMNTAGSKYDCSCLPPDGQALSPEIVHDWSHYDKKTCTLLNGTLSGYDCDKIEYISDVFLMSIILFIGTYIISVILKDFKNALFFPTNVRQFVSDFAVIIAILSMSTLDFVTNVPTPKLEVPREFKPTIPDRGWVIQPFNEKNPIWSSAIAALPALLGTILIFMDQQITAVIINRKEHKLNKGCGYHLDLFVLALLIQICTMMGLPWFVAATVLSINHVNSLKQESETAAPGEKPQFLGVREQRVTHILIFLTIGCSVLLTPLLSHIPMPVLYGVFLYMGSASLKGLQFFDRLLIMLMPVKYQPDYMFLRQVPIRRVHLFTLIQLACLIMLWVIKSFSSTSILFPLMLVVMIGIRKSLDFLFTRRELKILDDVMPEMTRRANADDLRQLEDGEETGHHSADNLQLPLENGNLASKVKINISEEVNKTTIWKQVNNCNVLFTKKSTKATSSHHQDPPDSFTNVSSKSTTNTSNNQQAQQQQQSLSETTAKKTNVTDKRLSTMREEEETNPDDANNRQSKLHKRTQKLKREFWMNSSRAGNTAVIRSVPADGQRFEGGAIDASLGRNLASETQL
- the LOC131684926 gene encoding sodium bicarbonate cotransporter 3 isoform X10 — protein: MFTMKDNKRFFIARPWKMDHGGGDDEAPIDPRLNSSNFPVDQDFEGHRAHTVYVGVHIPGSSRRHSQRRRHRHHQQSRENGDKGSINAEAERPVTPPAQRVQFILGGEVDDVNHESHPLFSEMEELVKEGDDIAWKETARWVKFEEDVEEGGNRWSKPHVATLSLHSLFELRSLLLNGTVMLDMEAVSLETIAELVCENMVNAGTLPTEAREKVVDALLKRHKHQHELASKKSRLPLIRSLADIGKNYSSSKRENLIQSPSSLSMARNTSSGELQNGEHRTNTHFMRKIPPGAEASNILVGEVDFLDKTLAAFLRLKNAAVMGDLTEVPVPTRFIFILLGPPGSHGSFHEIGRAMATLMSDEIFHEVAYRAKKREHLLAGVDEFLDAVTVLPPGEWDPSIRIEPPAAIPSQEVRKRPPEKNPKEEIDEEEEEQRQREESGLSRTGRLFGGLINDLKRKKPFYWSDFKDGLSMQCVASWIFLYFACLSPIITFGGLLGSATGNNIAAMESLVAGFVCGMGYGFFSGQPLTILGSTGPVLVFETIVYDFCLQVGWDYLTFRFWIGTWITIILIVLVAVDASALVCYITRFTEENFACLIAFIFIYKAVENVLHIGKDYPMNTAGSKYDCSCLPPDGQALSPEIVHDWSHYDKKTCTLLNGTLSGYDCDKIEYISDVFLMSIILFIGTYIISVILKDFKNALFFPTNVRQFVSDFAVIIAILSMSTLDFVTNVPTPKLEVPREFKPTIPDRGWVIQPFNEKNPIWSSAIAALPALLGTILIFMDQQITAVIINRKEHKLNKGCGYHLDLFVLALLIQICTMMGLPWFVAATVLSINHVNSLKQESETAAPGEKPQFLGVREQRVTHILIFLTIGCSVLLTPLLSHIPMPVLYGVFLYMGSASLKGLQFFDRLLIMLMPVKYQPDYMFLRQVPIRRVHLFTLIQLACLIMLWVIKSFSSTSILFPLMLVVMIGIRKSLDFLFTRRELKILDDVMPEMTRRANADDLRQLEDGEETGHHSADNLQLPLENGNLASKVKINISEEVNKTTIWKQVNNCNVLFTKKSTKATSSHHQDPPDSFTNVSSKSTTNTSNNQQAQQQQQSLSETTAKKTNVTDKRLSTMREEEETNPDDANNRQSKLHKRTQKLKREFWMNSSRAGNTAVIRSVPADGQRFEGGAIDASLGRNLASETQL
- the LOC131684926 gene encoding electrogenic sodium bicarbonate cotransporter 1 isoform X1 yields the protein MFTMKDNKRFFIARPWKMDHGGGDDEAPIDPRLNSSNFPVDQDFEGHRAHTVYVGVHIPGSSRRHSQRRRHRHHQQSRENGDKGSINAEAERPAIQIPHVVTQRRISIAEDGEFFTPPAQRVQFILGGEVDDVNHESHPLFSEMEELVKEGDDIAWKETARWVKFEEDVEEGGNRWSKPHVATLSLHSLFELRSLLLNGTVMLDMEAVSLETIAELVCENMVNAGTLPTEAREKVVDALLKRHKHQHELASKKSRLPLIRSLADIGKNYSSSKNMRRSSTATSANSYPMHVVSSSPGMHDDVGEATPSPQTALLGGSVKDQRGHYLALPTVEEQHQHSQQQQTTQSHSVSKSGSNSSNINAQGKPCSGGTNGNQLTVPGIPSGENLIQSPSSLSMARNTSSGELQNGEHRTNTHFMRKIPPGAEASNILVGEVDFLDKTLAAFLRLKNAAVMGDLTEVPVPTRFIFILLGPPGSHGSFHEIGRAMATLMSDEIFHEVAYRAKKREHLLAGVDEFLDAVTVLPPGEWDPSIRIEPPAAIPSQEVRKRPPEKNPKEEIDEEEEEQRQREESGLSRTGRLFGGLINDLKRKKPFYWSDFKDGLSMQCVASWIFLYFACLSPIITFGGLLGSATGNNIAAMESLVAGFVCGMGYGFFSGQPLTILGSTGPVLVFETIVYDFCLQVGWDYLTFRFWIGTWITIILIVLVAVDASALVCYITRFTEENFACLIAFIFIYKAVENVLHIGKDYPMNTAGSKYDCSCLPPDGQALSPEIVHDWSHYDKKTCTLLNGTLSGYDCDKIEYISDVFLMSIILFIGTYIISVILKDFKNALFFPTNVRQFVSDFAVIIAILSMSTLDFVTNVPTPKLEVPREFKPTIPDRGWVIQPFNEKNPIWSSAIAALPALLGTILIFMDQQITAVIINRKEHKLNKGCGYHLDLFVLALLIQICTMMGLPWFVAATVLSINHVNSLKQESETAAPGEKPQFLGVREQRVTHILIFLTIGCSVLLTPLLSHIPMPVLYGVFLYMGSASLKGLQFFDRLLIMLMPVKYQPDYMFLRQVPIRRVHLFTLIQLACLIMLWVIKSFSSTSILFPLMLVVMIGIRKSLDFLFTRRELKILDDVMPEMTRRANADDLRQLEDGEETGHHSADNLQLPLENGNLASKVKINISEEVNKTTIWKQVNNCNVLFTKKSTKATSSHHQDPPDSFTNVSSKSTTNTSNNQQAQQQQQSLSETTAKKTNVTDKRLSTMREEEETNPDDANNRQSKLHKRTQKLKREFWMNSSRAGNTAVIRSVPADGQRFEGGAIDASLGRNLASETQL